The following coding sequences lie in one Musa acuminata AAA Group cultivar baxijiao chromosome BXJ3-1, Cavendish_Baxijiao_AAA, whole genome shotgun sequence genomic window:
- the LOC135582409 gene encoding PHAF1 protein At3g51130-like isoform X5, producing MQQVQHQPRSAGTTRRRRCESTSMGITTFDLHPGRGFGPFTLGMPLHEAFAQVDHQPNIYDVVHVKYFDEEPLKLDIVISFPDHGFHLRFDPWSQRLRLIEVYDVKRLQMQYATNLIGGPSMLATFQAVYTCFGPTYPGTYDKDRGTYTLFYPGLSFAFPIPSQYAYCCRNVEAELPLEFPDGTTPVTSRVCVYDGSSDSKVGIGSILNKATVPPLPAGSLYMEEVHAKLREELWFTVGNEHIPFGASPQDVWTLLGTPCGIHQKQVDQMMIHSASDPRPRTTRCGDYFYNYFTRGLDILFDGQTHKIKKFVLHTNFPGHSDFNSYVKCNFVIYDADEGIIQPGSTTKNCITPSTKWEQVKEILGDCGPAVIQTPGVTNSPFGSTFVYGYQNVAFEVMKNGYIATVTLFRSQG from the exons ATGCAGCAGGTCCAGCATCAACCGAGATCGGCGGGGACAACGAGGCGGCGGCGGTGCGAGAGCACGTCCATGGGTATCACCACCTTCGACCTCCACCCCGGCCGCGGCTTCGGGCCCTTCACCCTCG GGATGCCTTTACACGAAGCATTTGCTCAAGTAGATCATCAACCTAACATCTATGATGTGGTTCATGTGAAGTATTTTGATGAG GAACCTCTAAAGTTGGATATTGTTATTAGCTTTCCAGATCATGGATTCCATCTTCGTTTTGATCCTTGGTCACAG AGACTTCGTCTTATTGAGGTTTATGATGTCAAACGGTTACAGATGCAATATGCAACCAATTTGATTGG TGGCCCTTCTATGCTAGCTACTTTTCAAGCAGTATACACATGTTTTGGACCTACGTATCCTGGAACTTATGACAAAGATAGAGGAACTTACACACTATTTTATCCG GGTTTGTCCTTTGCTTTTCCCATTCCAAGCCAATATGCATATTGCTGCCGAAATGTGGAAG CAGAGCTGCCTCTTGAGTTTCCTGATGGAACAACCCCAGTGACATCCCGTGTCTGTGTATATGATGGTTCTTCAGACAGCAAGGTTGGCATAGGATCAATTTTAAACAAAGCTACAGTACCTCCATTGCCTGCTGGCAGCCTATACATGGAAGAAGTGCATGCTAAG CTCAGAGAAGAACTATGGTTCACAGTTGGAAATGAGCATATTCCTTTTGGTGCATCTCCACAG GATGTCTGGACTTTATTAGGTACTCCTTGTGGAATCCATCAAAAGCAG GTTGATCAGATGATGATCCACTCAGCTTCAGACCCTCGTCCACGTACCACTCGTTGTGGTGATTACTTCTACAATTACTTCACTCGTGGTCTGGACATATTATTTGATGGACAG ACTCATAAAATcaagaagtttgttttacatacaAATTTCCCTGGGCATTCAGACTTCAATtcttatgtgaaatgcaactttgTTATCTATGATGCCGATG AAGGTATAATACAGCCTGGCAGCACAACAAAAAATTGTATTACGCCTAGCACAAAGTGGGAACAAGTAAAG GAGATTCTTGGAGATTGTGGTCCGGCTGTAATCCAGACACCAGGTGTGACGAACAGTCCTTTTGGATCAACATTTGTCTATGGGTACCAAAATGTGGCCTTTGAG GTTATGAAAAATGGTTATATAGCTACTGTTACTCTCTTCCGATCCCAAG GATAG
- the LOC135582409 gene encoding PHAF1 protein At3g51130-like isoform X1 yields the protein MQQVQHQPRSAGTTRRRRCESTSMGITTFDLHPGRGFGPFTLGMPLHEAFAQVDHQPNIYDVVHVKYFDEEPLKLDIVISFPDHGFHLRFDPWSQRLRLIEVYDVKRLQMQYATNLIGGPSMLATFQAVYTCFGPTYPGTYDKDRGTYTLFYPGLSFAFPIPSQYAYCCRNVEAELPLEFPDGTTPVTSRVCVYDGSSDSKVGIGSILNKATVPPLPAGSLYMEEVHAKLREELWFTVGNEHIPFGASPQDVWTLLGTPCGIHQKQVDQMMIHSASDPRPRTTRCGDYFYNYFTRGLDILFDGQTHKIKKFVLHTNFPGHSDFNSYVKCNFVIYDADVEGIIQPGSTTKNCITPSTKWEQVKEILGDCGPAVIQTPGVTNSPFGSTFVYGYQNVAFEVMKNGYIATVTLFRSQGMSTWV from the exons ATGCAGCAGGTCCAGCATCAACCGAGATCGGCGGGGACAACGAGGCGGCGGCGGTGCGAGAGCACGTCCATGGGTATCACCACCTTCGACCTCCACCCCGGCCGCGGCTTCGGGCCCTTCACCCTCG GGATGCCTTTACACGAAGCATTTGCTCAAGTAGATCATCAACCTAACATCTATGATGTGGTTCATGTGAAGTATTTTGATGAG GAACCTCTAAAGTTGGATATTGTTATTAGCTTTCCAGATCATGGATTCCATCTTCGTTTTGATCCTTGGTCACAG AGACTTCGTCTTATTGAGGTTTATGATGTCAAACGGTTACAGATGCAATATGCAACCAATTTGATTGG TGGCCCTTCTATGCTAGCTACTTTTCAAGCAGTATACACATGTTTTGGACCTACGTATCCTGGAACTTATGACAAAGATAGAGGAACTTACACACTATTTTATCCG GGTTTGTCCTTTGCTTTTCCCATTCCAAGCCAATATGCATATTGCTGCCGAAATGTGGAAG CAGAGCTGCCTCTTGAGTTTCCTGATGGAACAACCCCAGTGACATCCCGTGTCTGTGTATATGATGGTTCTTCAGACAGCAAGGTTGGCATAGGATCAATTTTAAACAAAGCTACAGTACCTCCATTGCCTGCTGGCAGCCTATACATGGAAGAAGTGCATGCTAAG CTCAGAGAAGAACTATGGTTCACAGTTGGAAATGAGCATATTCCTTTTGGTGCATCTCCACAG GATGTCTGGACTTTATTAGGTACTCCTTGTGGAATCCATCAAAAGCAG GTTGATCAGATGATGATCCACTCAGCTTCAGACCCTCGTCCACGTACCACTCGTTGTGGTGATTACTTCTACAATTACTTCACTCGTGGTCTGGACATATTATTTGATGGACAG ACTCATAAAATcaagaagtttgttttacatacaAATTTCCCTGGGCATTCAGACTTCAATtcttatgtgaaatgcaactttgTTATCTATGATGCCGATG TAGAAGGTATAATACAGCCTGGCAGCACAACAAAAAATTGTATTACGCCTAGCACAAAGTGGGAACAAGTAAAG GAGATTCTTGGAGATTGTGGTCCGGCTGTAATCCAGACACCAGGTGTGACGAACAGTCCTTTTGGATCAACATTTGTCTATGGGTACCAAAATGTGGCCTTTGAG GTTATGAAAAATGGTTATATAGCTACTGTTACTCTCTTCCGATCCCAAGGTATGTCTACATGGGTTTGA
- the LOC135582409 gene encoding PHAF1 protein At3g51130-like isoform X4, which translates to MQQVQHQPRSAGTTRRRRCESTSMGITTFDLHPGRGFGPFTLGMPLHEAFAQVDHQPNIYDVVHVKYFDEEPLKLDIVISFPDHGFHLRFDPWSQRLRLIEVYDVKRLQMQYATNLIGGPSMLATFQAVYTCFGPTYPGTYDKDRGTYTLFYPGLSFAFPIPSQYAYCCRNVEAELPLEFPDGTTPVTSRVCVYDGSSDSKVGIGSILNKATVPPLPAGSLYMEEVHAKLREELWFTVGNEHIPFGASPQDVWTLLGTPCGIHQKQVDQMMIHSASDPRPRTTRCGDYFYNYFTRGLDILFDGQTHKIKKFVLHTNFPGHSDFNSYVKCNFVIYDADVEGIIQPGSTTKNCITPSTKWEQVKEILGDCGPAVIQTPGVTNSPFGSTFVYGYQNVAFEVMKNGYIATVTLFRSQG; encoded by the exons ATGCAGCAGGTCCAGCATCAACCGAGATCGGCGGGGACAACGAGGCGGCGGCGGTGCGAGAGCACGTCCATGGGTATCACCACCTTCGACCTCCACCCCGGCCGCGGCTTCGGGCCCTTCACCCTCG GGATGCCTTTACACGAAGCATTTGCTCAAGTAGATCATCAACCTAACATCTATGATGTGGTTCATGTGAAGTATTTTGATGAG GAACCTCTAAAGTTGGATATTGTTATTAGCTTTCCAGATCATGGATTCCATCTTCGTTTTGATCCTTGGTCACAG AGACTTCGTCTTATTGAGGTTTATGATGTCAAACGGTTACAGATGCAATATGCAACCAATTTGATTGG TGGCCCTTCTATGCTAGCTACTTTTCAAGCAGTATACACATGTTTTGGACCTACGTATCCTGGAACTTATGACAAAGATAGAGGAACTTACACACTATTTTATCCG GGTTTGTCCTTTGCTTTTCCCATTCCAAGCCAATATGCATATTGCTGCCGAAATGTGGAAG CAGAGCTGCCTCTTGAGTTTCCTGATGGAACAACCCCAGTGACATCCCGTGTCTGTGTATATGATGGTTCTTCAGACAGCAAGGTTGGCATAGGATCAATTTTAAACAAAGCTACAGTACCTCCATTGCCTGCTGGCAGCCTATACATGGAAGAAGTGCATGCTAAG CTCAGAGAAGAACTATGGTTCACAGTTGGAAATGAGCATATTCCTTTTGGTGCATCTCCACAG GATGTCTGGACTTTATTAGGTACTCCTTGTGGAATCCATCAAAAGCAG GTTGATCAGATGATGATCCACTCAGCTTCAGACCCTCGTCCACGTACCACTCGTTGTGGTGATTACTTCTACAATTACTTCACTCGTGGTCTGGACATATTATTTGATGGACAG ACTCATAAAATcaagaagtttgttttacatacaAATTTCCCTGGGCATTCAGACTTCAATtcttatgtgaaatgcaactttgTTATCTATGATGCCGATG TAGAAGGTATAATACAGCCTGGCAGCACAACAAAAAATTGTATTACGCCTAGCACAAAGTGGGAACAAGTAAAG GAGATTCTTGGAGATTGTGGTCCGGCTGTAATCCAGACACCAGGTGTGACGAACAGTCCTTTTGGATCAACATTTGTCTATGGGTACCAAAATGTGGCCTTTGAG GTTATGAAAAATGGTTATATAGCTACTGTTACTCTCTTCCGATCCCAAG GATAG
- the LOC135582409 gene encoding PHAF1 protein At3g51130-like isoform X7 codes for MQQVQHQPRSAGTTRRRRCESTSMGITTFDLHPGRGFGPFTLGMPLHEAFAQVDHQPNIYDVVHVKYFDEEPLKLDIVISFPDHGFHLRFDPWSQRLRLIEVYDVKRLQMQYATNLIGGPSMLATFQAVYTCFGPTYPGTYDKDRGTYTLFYPGLSFAFPIPSQYAYCCRNVEAELPLEFPDGTTPVTSRVCVYDGSSDSKVGIGSILNKATVPPLPAGSLYMEEVHAKLREELWFTVGNEHIPFGASPQDVWTLLGTPCGIHQKQTHKIKKFVLHTNFPGHSDFNSYVKCNFVIYDADVEGIIQPGSTTKNCITPSTKWEQVKEILGDCGPAVIQTPGVTNSPFGSTFVYGYQNVAFEVMKNGYIATVTLFRSQGMSTWV; via the exons ATGCAGCAGGTCCAGCATCAACCGAGATCGGCGGGGACAACGAGGCGGCGGCGGTGCGAGAGCACGTCCATGGGTATCACCACCTTCGACCTCCACCCCGGCCGCGGCTTCGGGCCCTTCACCCTCG GGATGCCTTTACACGAAGCATTTGCTCAAGTAGATCATCAACCTAACATCTATGATGTGGTTCATGTGAAGTATTTTGATGAG GAACCTCTAAAGTTGGATATTGTTATTAGCTTTCCAGATCATGGATTCCATCTTCGTTTTGATCCTTGGTCACAG AGACTTCGTCTTATTGAGGTTTATGATGTCAAACGGTTACAGATGCAATATGCAACCAATTTGATTGG TGGCCCTTCTATGCTAGCTACTTTTCAAGCAGTATACACATGTTTTGGACCTACGTATCCTGGAACTTATGACAAAGATAGAGGAACTTACACACTATTTTATCCG GGTTTGTCCTTTGCTTTTCCCATTCCAAGCCAATATGCATATTGCTGCCGAAATGTGGAAG CAGAGCTGCCTCTTGAGTTTCCTGATGGAACAACCCCAGTGACATCCCGTGTCTGTGTATATGATGGTTCTTCAGACAGCAAGGTTGGCATAGGATCAATTTTAAACAAAGCTACAGTACCTCCATTGCCTGCTGGCAGCCTATACATGGAAGAAGTGCATGCTAAG CTCAGAGAAGAACTATGGTTCACAGTTGGAAATGAGCATATTCCTTTTGGTGCATCTCCACAG GATGTCTGGACTTTATTAGGTACTCCTTGTGGAATCCATCAAAAGCAG ACTCATAAAATcaagaagtttgttttacatacaAATTTCCCTGGGCATTCAGACTTCAATtcttatgtgaaatgcaactttgTTATCTATGATGCCGATG TAGAAGGTATAATACAGCCTGGCAGCACAACAAAAAATTGTATTACGCCTAGCACAAAGTGGGAACAAGTAAAG GAGATTCTTGGAGATTGTGGTCCGGCTGTAATCCAGACACCAGGTGTGACGAACAGTCCTTTTGGATCAACATTTGTCTATGGGTACCAAAATGTGGCCTTTGAG GTTATGAAAAATGGTTATATAGCTACTGTTACTCTCTTCCGATCCCAAGGTATGTCTACATGGGTTTGA
- the LOC135582409 gene encoding PHAF1 protein At3g51130-like isoform X3: MQQVQHQPRSAGTTRRRRCESTSMGITTFDLHPGRGFGPFTLGMPLHEAFAQVDHQPNIYDVVHVKYFDEEPLKLDIVISFPDHGFHLRFDPWSQRLRLIEVYDVKRLQMQYATNLIGGPSMLATFQAVYTCFGPTYPGTYDKDRGTYTLFYPGLSFAFPIPSQYAYCCRNVEELPLEFPDGTTPVTSRVCVYDGSSDSKVGIGSILNKATVPPLPAGSLYMEEVHAKLREELWFTVGNEHIPFGASPQDVWTLLGTPCGIHQKQVDQMMIHSASDPRPRTTRCGDYFYNYFTRGLDILFDGQTHKIKKFVLHTNFPGHSDFNSYVKCNFVIYDADVEGIIQPGSTTKNCITPSTKWEQVKEILGDCGPAVIQTPGVTNSPFGSTFVYGYQNVAFEVMKNGYIATVTLFRSQGMSTWV, encoded by the exons ATGCAGCAGGTCCAGCATCAACCGAGATCGGCGGGGACAACGAGGCGGCGGCGGTGCGAGAGCACGTCCATGGGTATCACCACCTTCGACCTCCACCCCGGCCGCGGCTTCGGGCCCTTCACCCTCG GGATGCCTTTACACGAAGCATTTGCTCAAGTAGATCATCAACCTAACATCTATGATGTGGTTCATGTGAAGTATTTTGATGAG GAACCTCTAAAGTTGGATATTGTTATTAGCTTTCCAGATCATGGATTCCATCTTCGTTTTGATCCTTGGTCACAG AGACTTCGTCTTATTGAGGTTTATGATGTCAAACGGTTACAGATGCAATATGCAACCAATTTGATTGG TGGCCCTTCTATGCTAGCTACTTTTCAAGCAGTATACACATGTTTTGGACCTACGTATCCTGGAACTTATGACAAAGATAGAGGAACTTACACACTATTTTATCCG GGTTTGTCCTTTGCTTTTCCCATTCCAAGCCAATATGCATATTGCTGCCGAAATGTGGAAG AGCTGCCTCTTGAGTTTCCTGATGGAACAACCCCAGTGACATCCCGTGTCTGTGTATATGATGGTTCTTCAGACAGCAAGGTTGGCATAGGATCAATTTTAAACAAAGCTACAGTACCTCCATTGCCTGCTGGCAGCCTATACATGGAAGAAGTGCATGCTAAG CTCAGAGAAGAACTATGGTTCACAGTTGGAAATGAGCATATTCCTTTTGGTGCATCTCCACAG GATGTCTGGACTTTATTAGGTACTCCTTGTGGAATCCATCAAAAGCAG GTTGATCAGATGATGATCCACTCAGCTTCAGACCCTCGTCCACGTACCACTCGTTGTGGTGATTACTTCTACAATTACTTCACTCGTGGTCTGGACATATTATTTGATGGACAG ACTCATAAAATcaagaagtttgttttacatacaAATTTCCCTGGGCATTCAGACTTCAATtcttatgtgaaatgcaactttgTTATCTATGATGCCGATG TAGAAGGTATAATACAGCCTGGCAGCACAACAAAAAATTGTATTACGCCTAGCACAAAGTGGGAACAAGTAAAG GAGATTCTTGGAGATTGTGGTCCGGCTGTAATCCAGACACCAGGTGTGACGAACAGTCCTTTTGGATCAACATTTGTCTATGGGTACCAAAATGTGGCCTTTGAG GTTATGAAAAATGGTTATATAGCTACTGTTACTCTCTTCCGATCCCAAGGTATGTCTACATGGGTTTGA
- the LOC135582409 gene encoding PHAF1 protein At3g51130-like isoform X6 produces MQQVQHQPRSAGTTRRRRCESTSMGITTFDLHPGRGFGPFTLGMPLHEAFAQVDHQPNIYDVVHVKYFDEEPLKLDIVISFPDHGFHLRFDPWSQRLRLIEVYDVKRLQMQYATNLIGGPSMLATFQAVYTCFGPTYPGTYDKDRGTYTLFYPGLSFAFPIPSQYAYCCRNVEELPLEFPDGTTPVTSRVCVYDGSSDSKVGIGSILNKATVPPLPAGSLYMEEVHAKLREELWFTVGNEHIPFGASPQDVWTLLGTPCGIHQKQVDQMMIHSASDPRPRTTRCGDYFYNYFTRGLDILFDGQTHKIKKFVLHTNFPGHSDFNSYVKCNFVIYDADVEGIIQPGSTTKNCITPSTKWEQVKEILGDCGPAVIQTPGVTNSPFGSTFVYGYQNVAFEVMKNGYIATVTLFRSQG; encoded by the exons ATGCAGCAGGTCCAGCATCAACCGAGATCGGCGGGGACAACGAGGCGGCGGCGGTGCGAGAGCACGTCCATGGGTATCACCACCTTCGACCTCCACCCCGGCCGCGGCTTCGGGCCCTTCACCCTCG GGATGCCTTTACACGAAGCATTTGCTCAAGTAGATCATCAACCTAACATCTATGATGTGGTTCATGTGAAGTATTTTGATGAG GAACCTCTAAAGTTGGATATTGTTATTAGCTTTCCAGATCATGGATTCCATCTTCGTTTTGATCCTTGGTCACAG AGACTTCGTCTTATTGAGGTTTATGATGTCAAACGGTTACAGATGCAATATGCAACCAATTTGATTGG TGGCCCTTCTATGCTAGCTACTTTTCAAGCAGTATACACATGTTTTGGACCTACGTATCCTGGAACTTATGACAAAGATAGAGGAACTTACACACTATTTTATCCG GGTTTGTCCTTTGCTTTTCCCATTCCAAGCCAATATGCATATTGCTGCCGAAATGTGGAAG AGCTGCCTCTTGAGTTTCCTGATGGAACAACCCCAGTGACATCCCGTGTCTGTGTATATGATGGTTCTTCAGACAGCAAGGTTGGCATAGGATCAATTTTAAACAAAGCTACAGTACCTCCATTGCCTGCTGGCAGCCTATACATGGAAGAAGTGCATGCTAAG CTCAGAGAAGAACTATGGTTCACAGTTGGAAATGAGCATATTCCTTTTGGTGCATCTCCACAG GATGTCTGGACTTTATTAGGTACTCCTTGTGGAATCCATCAAAAGCAG GTTGATCAGATGATGATCCACTCAGCTTCAGACCCTCGTCCACGTACCACTCGTTGTGGTGATTACTTCTACAATTACTTCACTCGTGGTCTGGACATATTATTTGATGGACAG ACTCATAAAATcaagaagtttgttttacatacaAATTTCCCTGGGCATTCAGACTTCAATtcttatgtgaaatgcaactttgTTATCTATGATGCCGATG TAGAAGGTATAATACAGCCTGGCAGCACAACAAAAAATTGTATTACGCCTAGCACAAAGTGGGAACAAGTAAAG GAGATTCTTGGAGATTGTGGTCCGGCTGTAATCCAGACACCAGGTGTGACGAACAGTCCTTTTGGATCAACATTTGTCTATGGGTACCAAAATGTGGCCTTTGAG GTTATGAAAAATGGTTATATAGCTACTGTTACTCTCTTCCGATCCCAAG GATAG
- the LOC135582409 gene encoding PHAF1 protein At3g51130-like isoform X8, with the protein MQQVQHQPRSAGTTRRRRCESTSMGITTFDLHPGRGFGPFTLGMPLHEAFAQVDHQPNIYDVVHVKYFDEEPLKLDIVISFPDHGFHLRFDPWSQRLRLIEVYDVKRLQMQYATNLIGGPSMLATFQAVYTCFGPTYPGTYDKDRGTYTLFYPGLSFAFPIPSQYAYCCRNVEAELPLEFPDGTTPVTSRVCVYDGSSDSKVGIGSILNKATVPPLPAGSLYMEEVHAKLREELWFTVGNEHIPFGASPQDVWTLLGTPCGIHQKQTHKIKKFVLHTNFPGHSDFNSYVKCNFVIYDADEGIIQPGSTTKNCITPSTKWEQVKEILGDCGPAVIQTPGVTNSPFGSTFVYGYQNVAFEVMKNGYIATVTLFRSQGMSTWV; encoded by the exons ATGCAGCAGGTCCAGCATCAACCGAGATCGGCGGGGACAACGAGGCGGCGGCGGTGCGAGAGCACGTCCATGGGTATCACCACCTTCGACCTCCACCCCGGCCGCGGCTTCGGGCCCTTCACCCTCG GGATGCCTTTACACGAAGCATTTGCTCAAGTAGATCATCAACCTAACATCTATGATGTGGTTCATGTGAAGTATTTTGATGAG GAACCTCTAAAGTTGGATATTGTTATTAGCTTTCCAGATCATGGATTCCATCTTCGTTTTGATCCTTGGTCACAG AGACTTCGTCTTATTGAGGTTTATGATGTCAAACGGTTACAGATGCAATATGCAACCAATTTGATTGG TGGCCCTTCTATGCTAGCTACTTTTCAAGCAGTATACACATGTTTTGGACCTACGTATCCTGGAACTTATGACAAAGATAGAGGAACTTACACACTATTTTATCCG GGTTTGTCCTTTGCTTTTCCCATTCCAAGCCAATATGCATATTGCTGCCGAAATGTGGAAG CAGAGCTGCCTCTTGAGTTTCCTGATGGAACAACCCCAGTGACATCCCGTGTCTGTGTATATGATGGTTCTTCAGACAGCAAGGTTGGCATAGGATCAATTTTAAACAAAGCTACAGTACCTCCATTGCCTGCTGGCAGCCTATACATGGAAGAAGTGCATGCTAAG CTCAGAGAAGAACTATGGTTCACAGTTGGAAATGAGCATATTCCTTTTGGTGCATCTCCACAG GATGTCTGGACTTTATTAGGTACTCCTTGTGGAATCCATCAAAAGCAG ACTCATAAAATcaagaagtttgttttacatacaAATTTCCCTGGGCATTCAGACTTCAATtcttatgtgaaatgcaactttgTTATCTATGATGCCGATG AAGGTATAATACAGCCTGGCAGCACAACAAAAAATTGTATTACGCCTAGCACAAAGTGGGAACAAGTAAAG GAGATTCTTGGAGATTGTGGTCCGGCTGTAATCCAGACACCAGGTGTGACGAACAGTCCTTTTGGATCAACATTTGTCTATGGGTACCAAAATGTGGCCTTTGAG GTTATGAAAAATGGTTATATAGCTACTGTTACTCTCTTCCGATCCCAAGGTATGTCTACATGGGTTTGA
- the LOC135582409 gene encoding PHAF1 protein At3g51130-like isoform X2, with protein MQQVQHQPRSAGTTRRRRCESTSMGITTFDLHPGRGFGPFTLGMPLHEAFAQVDHQPNIYDVVHVKYFDEEPLKLDIVISFPDHGFHLRFDPWSQRLRLIEVYDVKRLQMQYATNLIGGPSMLATFQAVYTCFGPTYPGTYDKDRGTYTLFYPGLSFAFPIPSQYAYCCRNVEAELPLEFPDGTTPVTSRVCVYDGSSDSKVGIGSILNKATVPPLPAGSLYMEEVHAKLREELWFTVGNEHIPFGASPQDVWTLLGTPCGIHQKQVDQMMIHSASDPRPRTTRCGDYFYNYFTRGLDILFDGQTHKIKKFVLHTNFPGHSDFNSYVKCNFVIYDADEGIIQPGSTTKNCITPSTKWEQVKEILGDCGPAVIQTPGVTNSPFGSTFVYGYQNVAFEVMKNGYIATVTLFRSQGMSTWV; from the exons ATGCAGCAGGTCCAGCATCAACCGAGATCGGCGGGGACAACGAGGCGGCGGCGGTGCGAGAGCACGTCCATGGGTATCACCACCTTCGACCTCCACCCCGGCCGCGGCTTCGGGCCCTTCACCCTCG GGATGCCTTTACACGAAGCATTTGCTCAAGTAGATCATCAACCTAACATCTATGATGTGGTTCATGTGAAGTATTTTGATGAG GAACCTCTAAAGTTGGATATTGTTATTAGCTTTCCAGATCATGGATTCCATCTTCGTTTTGATCCTTGGTCACAG AGACTTCGTCTTATTGAGGTTTATGATGTCAAACGGTTACAGATGCAATATGCAACCAATTTGATTGG TGGCCCTTCTATGCTAGCTACTTTTCAAGCAGTATACACATGTTTTGGACCTACGTATCCTGGAACTTATGACAAAGATAGAGGAACTTACACACTATTTTATCCG GGTTTGTCCTTTGCTTTTCCCATTCCAAGCCAATATGCATATTGCTGCCGAAATGTGGAAG CAGAGCTGCCTCTTGAGTTTCCTGATGGAACAACCCCAGTGACATCCCGTGTCTGTGTATATGATGGTTCTTCAGACAGCAAGGTTGGCATAGGATCAATTTTAAACAAAGCTACAGTACCTCCATTGCCTGCTGGCAGCCTATACATGGAAGAAGTGCATGCTAAG CTCAGAGAAGAACTATGGTTCACAGTTGGAAATGAGCATATTCCTTTTGGTGCATCTCCACAG GATGTCTGGACTTTATTAGGTACTCCTTGTGGAATCCATCAAAAGCAG GTTGATCAGATGATGATCCACTCAGCTTCAGACCCTCGTCCACGTACCACTCGTTGTGGTGATTACTTCTACAATTACTTCACTCGTGGTCTGGACATATTATTTGATGGACAG ACTCATAAAATcaagaagtttgttttacatacaAATTTCCCTGGGCATTCAGACTTCAATtcttatgtgaaatgcaactttgTTATCTATGATGCCGATG AAGGTATAATACAGCCTGGCAGCACAACAAAAAATTGTATTACGCCTAGCACAAAGTGGGAACAAGTAAAG GAGATTCTTGGAGATTGTGGTCCGGCTGTAATCCAGACACCAGGTGTGACGAACAGTCCTTTTGGATCAACATTTGTCTATGGGTACCAAAATGTGGCCTTTGAG GTTATGAAAAATGGTTATATAGCTACTGTTACTCTCTTCCGATCCCAAGGTATGTCTACATGGGTTTGA